In Armatimonadota bacterium, the genomic window GAGTCATACGTAAAAGAGGTTCGGTTACCCAGCGCATCTTCAGTGACGCCTATAACGATGTGGGACGGATCGAAGGTCACACTGAACGTAGCACCGGCTGGCGTCACCTCCTGCGTCATGAGCCCCATGCCGTTGTAAACATAAGTTGTCCGGAAGCCTTCGGGCCGATCAACACTTACGACCGACCCATTGAGGTCGAAATTAAATGTCGTGATGGCACCCAAAGGGGTCTGCATCGAATTTGCACTCGTCGCGTAGGCAAGAGTGAATGTGCCACTCCCCGCCACGACTTGACCAGGTTGCCCAATGATTGGCGAACCGGGCAGCCCGGGCGGAAGCGCCCCATAGACGTATGAAGAAAGATATCCCCGAGGGTCTTCTATACCAACAATGTTGTGCGTCACCCCGTCGTACATGTACTTGGTCGTACATCCGCTCGGGGCAATGAAGGTCGTGGGCACTCCACTTGCAGCGTATTGGAAAGTCCATCGGCGCCCTCCCCAATCCAAGAGGTTGGAAAATCTTGTCACGCCGGCAACCGACGCATAACTAAAGGTAGCCCTTCGGCCTCCAGGAACTATGACTTCCTGAAGGAGCCCTGCTTCCGCCCCCGAGCCATATACAAATGTCTGCCTAACATCGCTCGGATCGACCTTTGCCAGTAGTTGGTGGGTGACAGGATTACCAGTGGCGGATTGTGCTTCGTAGAGCAACCTCAGCCCATCCGGGTAATACTCCGTGAAGCGCGTGCCATCAAAACTGAGTGTTGTGATCGGGGCTCCAACCGATGCGTAGGTCGTGACACCGCCAGACGATCCAACCGCAGTAAAGGCATACTGACTGAAATCTCCTCGAACGATGGTAACAGCCACCCCGCTTGTGGAGGATTGAATGTATTGCCGGGATTGAGAGCTCCAATTGACACCAAACTCGGTTGAGCCGACACCCGATCGATAAAGAAAATCAAGTTCAAGATTGAATTTCCGAGCTTTTAGACTCACGTACTGGGCAACCCGCAACTCGCCAAGCTTCAAATCCGGAAGCGGCACTGCGGCAGACCCAGCCATCGGTGTCGTAGCTAAGCCACCGGCGGTTGGCTCTATCGCGGTTTGACTTGAATTTGTAGGGTCTGGTTGCATGAGAATCCTTTACTAACCTGCGTGGTTACTTTCATAAAAATTGCGGTAAATGAGAGCGGATTTAAGCGCTTCAATCGCCAAATCCGCATAATGGCCCTTCCCTTCGGGCAAACCGCCCAAAAGTAAGGCTAGGTCATCTCCGGAAAGCAGGCTAATTTGCTCGCATGTTCGACCGCGAATAAATGCCATCAAACCCATCGCTGTTCGCTGGGCTACCGGACAACCATTCGTGTCGTAGTCTCCGTCAATAACTCGACCGTTGCACACATCTAGCCACAAAAGAACGTAGGGCCCGTCTCCGGGTGTACCAGATTTACCCTCTATTCGGGTACTTTCCAATCTTTGTTTGGTAGTTTCCACACCGTCACTTCTGATAGCGATCTGCGTAATAGCGATAAAACATTTACTGGTATTTTTACGCGTATTACACTATATCATGATATCCAGGAGATTGATCAAAAAACTTTTCTATATTAAGGTCATATTAGAGTCGTCTAAGGCTCGACGCAGATTTTCAATCTGCACAACCGTTTCATCATGATGAGGGTCCAGGCGGTGGGCGCGCTCCATCCAGTTGATGGCTTCCTCGTATCGTCCGTTTCTGGTTGCCGATACACCTAAATAAAACGCAGCTTCCGCACAACCAAGATCCTCCAGAATTTGAAGATGTTCTCTGGCTTCTTCTTCCCGAAAATCGGACAATAGCTGACGAGCTAACACCAATCGGGGACCAATTGATAAATACTCGGATTCGACGCAGCGCCGAAGGGCTAATTCACCTTCCGCAATTCCGCCAAGGGCTTGGGCATACTTAAACGACAGTGTTGCCCACAATTCCGAAGAGCCTTGTCGCCGTCGAACAAGATCGCGGGTCCACTGCGCAGTGGCAAAGTCTTCTTTCTCTAAGGCGGCGGCAAACAAGTCTAAGGCAGACGGAATAAACAATTGGTCTTGCAACGCCATTTTCCAAGAGCCTCGTGCCGCTTTGTAGTCCCCAAGGTGCAGTTGCACGACAGCTAAGTTATGCCATCGCTTGTGACCGAGGATGCCGATGTCGAACGACGAGAAGTGCTCGCCCGTTCCCTGATGGATGGACAGATAATGGTCGCGGGCTTCCTCGTATCGACCGAGGTCTGTCAACACCATGCCCGCCTGAAAATGCAATTCAGGGTCGTCCGGGAAAGATGACAATCCTTGATTGAGGACATCGAGGCACTCCTGGGGTTGATGGAGAGATTTGTGAGCCGAGGCCATCAGCGAATAGACTTTGCGAACGTGCGAGTCTCCTTCCGCTGACGCATGAAGGCACTGTTGGAGCCAATCGATCGCGGACAGGTGTTTGCCCGTATAGTAATCGGTCATGCCAAGGTTAAACAGAACAAACGGATGCCCTGGCCTTTCTAAAAGATCGAGTTCAAGAAGTCGGTAATCCCGCTCCTTCTTTTTAAGTTGGCCTGCTTCGGACGTGTCGTACCCTGAGTGCAAAACGACTGCATTGCTTCTGGCCACTTGCCCTCCAAGCGACCGAATACTTGGCAATATCTGCTCGTGAATCCGTCCCTCGAAGTGAATTCCTGGAATGTTTCGAAAAAGCTTGACGTGATCCACTCGTGTACCCGCGCCAGGCCCCTCCTCGACAAACTGTACGGGGACCACAAAAGCCATGATGTCCGGTGAAGCGGTCAGAGCGGCTTCCAGTAGGTCTTCTCCTGCGCCAGGCGGAAGCGTGTCATCGGCGTCTAACCAGAAAATCCAACTACCTCGAGCATGGGCGAGCGACTGATTCCTTGCCTCCGCAAAGCTCTCGGTCCATGGAAACTCAAACAGCTCGGCACCGAGTTCTTTGGCTATATTGGGCGTCTGGTCGGTGGAACCTGTATCCACGACGATTATTTGCGAGAAGTAAGGCTTGGCACTTTGAAGGCAATTAGCCAAGACTCTCTCTTCATTACGCACAATCATGCAAAGGGATATATCGGCCGCCCGTGCTCTTTCGGCCGTTGCCAGGGCCACTAACTCTGGCTTCAGAGAATGGTCGAAGCGAATCGGATGGGGTGCATCGCCGGAAAGATGCGAAGCAAATCCACTGTGAAGGTCCTGAGACCACTTGCTTCGATATATTGGACGGTTCCTCTCCAAAAGCGCCGAAGGATGCTCATCGAGCCGCCGAAGAGTTTTTGAACCTGCGTGGTAGACAAAGCTCCTTTGCGAAACAAGTAACCGATGGCCAGCCCTCCGCAAACGGTAGCAAAGGTCGTTGTCCTCAAACATTCCTCGCCCAAAACGTTCATCAAAGGCGCCCACTTCGTCGAGCGCCGAGCGCTTAATCAGCAGACAGAAACCGACCAGCATGTCGACTTCAAGGTCGTCAATCGCTCGATTGGCAAAGTCTTCGGCAAAAAGCTCGAGGTTCACTAGACTCGTGAAGGTAACCGTCGTGGGCTGGTGGTAACCCGAATTGTTGGTAAGAGGACCCACCGCAGACGCTTGGGGACCCATGATCGATTCGACGAGGCGAATCAGGCCAGCGCGAGGAAGGACAGTGTCGCTATTCAGAAAGAGGACGAGTTCGCCGGTCGATTCCTTGAATCCGATGTTACAAGACTTCGAAAATCCGAAGTTCTGCTCGCTCCTGATGAGGTGCACAAAGTCATAGTTGGCAATTGCCTCCGGTGTGTCATCGGGCGATTTGTCGTCCACAACGATCACCTCGTGAAGCAAATCCGTTATGAGGCCTAAGCTATGG contains:
- a CDS encoding glycosyltransferase translates to MPSSIPVCYCVHDDHWFFRESIRSFASVGPIIVFVSRYAWNGTQGDWNQCAELAAQEGATVILGDWTDEAQQRSDALATLRSAGHGFVFIPDTDEVISPELLESLRRLADADAADTVRVHMDTYWKSAEYVIRPRERLTPILLLHCQRVEHEYIREYVGGRSLVLGPEHGILHHLSYAGPDQRIVRKITTWGHRNELVPDWFDNVWRRWDQDKLLRNLHPTHPQAYGFAERIHVPNVLSDIRVDPSRQVVSSVNPWPKVSVVIPVYGGKEDVQLCLHSLGLITDLLHEVIVVDDKSPDDTPEAIANYDFVHLIRSEQNFGFSKSCNIGFKESTGELVLFLNSDTVLPRAGLIRLVESIMGPQASAVGPLTNNSGYHQPTTVTFTSLVNLELFAEDFANRAIDDLEVDMLVGFCLLIKRSALDEVGAFDERFGRGMFEDNDLCYRLRRAGHRLLVSQRSFVYHAGSKTLRRLDEHPSALLERNRPIYRSKWSQDLHSGFASHLSGDAPHPIRFDHSLKPELVALATAERARAADISLCMIVRNEERVLANCLQSAKPYFSQIIVVDTGSTDQTPNIAKELGAELFEFPWTESFAEARNQSLAHARGSWIFWLDADDTLPPGAGEDLLEAALTASPDIMAFVVPVQFVEEGPGAGTRVDHVKLFRNIPGIHFEGRIHEQILPSIRSLGGQVARSNAVVLHSGYDTSEAGQLKKKERDYRLLELDLLERPGHPFVLFNLGMTDYYTGKHLSAIDWLQQCLHASAEGDSHVRKVYSLMASAHKSLHQPQECLDVLNQGLSSFPDDPELHFQAGMVLTDLGRYEEARDHYLSIHQGTGEHFSSFDIGILGHKRWHNLAVVQLHLGDYKAARGSWKMALQDQLFIPSALDLFAAALEKEDFATAQWTRDLVRRRQGSSELWATLSFKYAQALGGIAEGELALRRCVESEYLSIGPRLVLARQLLSDFREEEAREHLQILEDLGCAEAAFYLGVSATRNGRYEEAINWMERAHRLDPHHDETVVQIENLRRALDDSNMTLI